The sequence below is a genomic window from Echeneis naucrates chromosome 13, fEcheNa1.1, whole genome shotgun sequence.
TTGATTCAGCTCTATTCCTTCGGCACTTTGACAGTCAGTGGTTGGATCCATTcattaccattttttttttcaaatgcatttaAACAAATAGAATTTATTTGCCCTAATGTAATGTGATTCATTACATCAAAGTTCACAGTTCTATTAAAATTTGAACCTATAATCATTTATCGCTGAAGTGGGTTTGTTTTAGAAGACCACAAAAATTCTGAATTTTGAATGTGAATctttgtgaatgtgaaaattTTAACTATGAATCCTTCCCTGGTTTCACTCAATTTAagctacataaataaaagcaaagataGCATGTGTCATAGTGACACTCAATTATACACAAGCACATTAAAGCACAgttgacattaaaatatttcaagtATCTCAAGTTGGCTAAAACAGTTTTCACAGAACAGACCATCTCATCTCATCCCTTTCTTTATTCCATTACTTTCAATATGAAAAGCAGTAAATAATTTactcagtttttaaaaagatatCAAAATCATCTCATCGTGAGGTGTATGCCTTAATATCACTGAAGCTGCTGATATTTCTCTCCTAAAGTTTTCAGGCAGCAAAGCTCATACAAAAAGGATGAAACAGATAAAATGGAGGTGGCAACATCCTCACTTACTGACTAACCATCCAAGCAGAGACAGTTGATCACTAATGAACCTCaatttgatctttttgtttacattaaCTGGACGGTTCATGTGAGGTTAGTGTGCTTCTCTTTCTGACGGCTCAGACACATCATTTTTGAGATTTTGAATAATACTGTttgtacacacgcacacacattcatacttAAATATTcctaaaaaagaaacaaaaaaactcccATAATTAACAAATAATTATCCAGTATAGAAAAACAACTTAAATCCATTTGCTCATGCtacaaaacaataaagaaattacattgataaagacaaaaaaaaaaaaaaagaaaagaaaaggcgaTACTAATGAGACAGGCTGTGCTGTGAGAGAAAAGGCATCAAGGCCCTGCGTCTTCTCTAAATCGTCTTGTTGCATGTGTTGATTTGGTCCATGCATACACGGACTGAGTCTTGTCAATGAGTTTGGGGGGTTTGAGGGAGTGATGGGATATCCGGAAAACTGTTGTGTGCTTGATCCAAGTTCCGGTTCTTTGATGTGTTATATATTCTTAACTTTTTTTCCTAAAGGGTGAGATGGCATTTGGATAGCCAAGTtcatgtgcacgtgtgtgttctGGGTTTTATCTGATTAGGTGGTAGGTGAGCCAGTACATGAAGATGGGCTGTGCCGCTGCTATAGACATGGTGAGGTACATCCTCAGCTGATTTCTTGTTCCTCTCACCAGCCTTCCCTCTGCCGCCGCCTCAGATAACAGCTTCAGACGCAGAGTGCGAATCTGAGAAGAGAGGATATTATTGGTCAACCGGGCAAAACACTTGcatgaagggaaagaaagaacTTCAGCAGTTGTGAATGATGcctgagagaaataaaaaaactcaaTTAGGCTGATCTGATGAGAAGCACAGAGAATGCTTATGACAACAACTGAATGTAATCTGTGTAAAAAGAATTTGTGAGCTTGACATCTTGTGCAGGTACAGGTGACGTTATTTGCCCTTCTGCATGTTATTTTTGATGCAGATTAGAAGCTCAAAAATCAACGCAACTTATATAGAAATTGGACATATTGGAATGAGCTGTGtactgaaaatgttcaaaatctCAAGAGGGAAATATCCCTGCCAACAATTTAATCATAAGACATCTGATAATATAAAGCAGACAGCAGGACTGTGACTGACCCTGAAGGGACCTCCGCTGTCCTAACTTAGTGGTTTCAACAAAGTTTGTGTTATTTCCACTAGTTGCCACTGCTCTGTTGGACTGCACATGTTTTGATAACCTAAGTTATTAAATGTAGCAGAAAGAgaatgcattaaaataaaagtttcccAAAAAAGTTCCACTGCTGGAAAAAACAATCCACCACTAAAGCCAACATGTCCATTAGTTTATACTGTATGTGATTcatatgaaatggaaaaatatgttAGTTTAGATCACCAATTAAAGTTCTTTCACTCACCATGAAGACAAAGATGGCAGCACAACACCAAATCAGAGAGAGATAATATGCTGATCTCCCAAACAACAGGCCTGCCACCACACCAACAATCATCCTGAAGAAAGACAAGttattgttatatatatatatatatatatatatttatatttatattataaatatatatatttaatattataaattatatatttattataaatatatatatatatatatatatatatatatatattttatatattttttttattcctttgaaAGATGATTTAACCGTATCAATAATTGAGCAAAAATATAGACATACAAATAGCAGCAAGGGCCTTTTGGTgaggaaaatgtaaacaaagatAGAAAAATGACATACATACCCAACATATTTGTAGCCAGAAAAGGCCAGCAGGTCTATGGTTGTAAGGTCGGTGTTTACAGTCACAAGGTAGAGTGACAGCAGGACTGCCAGGACCTCCATTATTAACCACACCAATGCTGAGCTGGCCTGAACACCCAGCAGCTCTGGGGAAAACCTGACAGGTAGACAAAATGACAgtctccatggaaacacaaTCATCGCTGAAGAGGCCTCTCATAGTAATGTATCTTTCATGATTGTGAGAAGGGCAACTGCTACCTACAGCATAAATAAGATTAAATCTTTACAAAGCCTTACATTCCTGTCCCATCTCCAAATCAGtttaatggggaaaaaatgtcAGTAAGCCGATTATCGCTGTGCATTTACCTGTTTTGTGTGCCAAGTGCCAGTCCAGCCACCAGGACATATGTGATGAAGCCCATGGTAGGAATATAAAGATCGGGAGCGTTCACGTCGAAGCGCGGAGCCACAGGACTGTCCTGCTGATAGCTCACCTCCCAGTTCTACAACACATATTTACACACGTCAGTGTGGGGCCGGCAGCATGTATTATTTCACATCCACAGTAAACTTCTCAACTCTAATGCTTAAAGATATCTAAGCAGACTTACTTCGTGCATGTAAGGGAAAACTAGAAGGCCCAGCTTCTTCCCCACGTACACTGTGTCCACAGCAAAGTAGTATTTAAGCTTAGAAATTGGAATGAACCTGTCCAGCTGAAACGAGCAAGCACACATTATTCTTTGCATATTTCTACGAAGATGCAGTTATTTAAAGGGGTTTTTTTGTTGcggaaagaaaacatttcagagtCAGTCTTACATTCTTGTCCACCATTTCTCTCCCCTGGGATGCCAATGAGCTGCCATATGCCATGGCCAAGTTAGACATGGGGTCTGACAGGAGCGATTGGCCGGAAAACCCTGCTGCTTGAGACCCGCCTGGCTGGTTCCTGGCAAcgtaacaaaataataataaaataaaaagcgtTAGCTGGAAGAGCATTTTAGA
It includes:
- the yif1b gene encoding protein YIF1B isoform X3; protein product: MDYTASPGGFRQRKLQPNMRLRNSSMDGSDGSQLFDDTSGAVARNQPGGSQAAGFSGQSLLSDPMSNLAMAYGSSLASQGREMVDKNLDRFIPISKLKYYFAVDTVYVGKKLGLLVFPYMHENWEVSYQQDSPVAPRFDVNAPDLYIPTMGFITYVLVAGLALGTQNRFSPELLGVQASSALVWLIMEVLAVLLSLYLVTVNTDLTTIDLLAFSGYKYVGMIVGVVAGLLFGRSAYYLSLIWCCAAIFVFMIRTLRLKLLSEAAAEGRLVRGTRNQLRMYLTMSIAAAQPIFMYWLTYHLIR
- the yif1b gene encoding protein YIF1B isoform X1 — its product is MDYTASPGGFRQRKLQPNMRLRNSSMDGSDGSQLFDDTSGAGSGSQTGYRNQPGGSQAAGFSGQSLLSDPMSNLAMAYGSSLASQGREMVDKNLDRFIPISKLKYYFAVDTVYVGKKLGLLVFPYMHENWEVSYQQDSPVAPRFDVNAPDLYIPTMGFITYVLVAGLALGTQNRFSPELLGVQASSALVWLIMEVLAVLLSLYLVTVNTDLTTIDLLAFSGYKYVGMIVGVVAGLLFGRSAYYLSLIWCCAAIFVFMIRTLRLKLLSEAAAEGRLVRGTRNQLRMYLTMSIAAAQPIFMYWLTYHLIR
- the yif1b gene encoding protein YIF1B isoform X2 codes for the protein MDYTASPGGFRQQPNMRLRNSSMDGSDGSQLFDDTSGAGSGSQTGYRNQPGGSQAAGFSGQSLLSDPMSNLAMAYGSSLASQGREMVDKNLDRFIPISKLKYYFAVDTVYVGKKLGLLVFPYMHENWEVSYQQDSPVAPRFDVNAPDLYIPTMGFITYVLVAGLALGTQNRFSPELLGVQASSALVWLIMEVLAVLLSLYLVTVNTDLTTIDLLAFSGYKYVGMIVGVVAGLLFGRSAYYLSLIWCCAAIFVFMIRTLRLKLLSEAAAEGRLVRGTRNQLRMYLTMSIAAAQPIFMYWLTYHLIR